From the Agelaius phoeniceus isolate bAgePho1 chromosome 17, bAgePho1.hap1, whole genome shotgun sequence genome, the window GCCTCCTTATCCCAGGTGCAGGTAACAAAGGTAAAACTCTGCATCACCCTATTCTGCTCTTTATCCCACCCATGGGGCAAGCCAAGAGATGCTCCCACCACCCTCAGCTCCTCCCTAATCCCAGGATCTGGCATTGCAGGGGGACCTTGAGCCTCTGGTCCCTCCCTAGCCATGGCAGAGTTTGCTGCACCAAGTCCCTGTTGCCTTCTGCCACGCACACTCCCAGAGGCTGGACTGCCCTTGGCAGCAGTGGAAGGACacatggaaaagcaggaattggAGCAAGGTCAAGGCTCCAGGCAggtgcaggcaggggcagcccgAGGGGGGCTGTTAGAGCCCTGACACAAttgtggcactggtggcaggaGCAGACAGGCTGTGGGTGAAAGGCAACTGGCAGAGGTTTAGAATTCCTCCTGACAAGCTCATCTTGCCCCTTTGCAGGTGACCAGGGGACTGAGCCAACAGCAACGTTGGAATTTATAAAGTTAATAAAGTTTATGTAACATTCCCCACTCCTGGGCAGTGTCCATGCTGTGCAGAACAGCAGAAACAAGTCTGGCTGTTGGCTGAGCGAGTCTCCAAGCACGAGGGGCCTGGAAAGGGGAGACAGGAATGTGGTCTAGGGTGGGATGAAGCCTGCTCTGTTCCTgtccacagagctgcagccctgtccctgtcccagcagctcttGGTTAGAGTATTCCCAGATGGAAAAAGCAACAGGTTGTGTTTGGACATGGTTGCAAGAGGAAATCCTCTCCTTGCACAAACATTTTGCAGCCTGATCAAACACCTGAGCAGAGAGCACAGCTATGCCCAGCCCAGGTCCTCCCCTGCAGGAAAATAAAGACTGAAGGCACATGCAGCAGGTGAAGGGTTGTGGCACActgaggaagggcagggagctgctgcaccccagaatcacagaatggtttgggttggaagggaccttcaagctCACCTGGTTCCAGCCCCCTAGAGCAGGCAGCTCAAATGGCAATAAAGACAGTAAATCAGTAAATCTGCAGGTCTGGCTGCCACCAGATGGAGCTCAAAAAtaagcaggaggagaagggagtgCGTGGGGCGGTGGGGCTGGTGTGGGGCACAGCCATCCGTGGGGGGCTACCCGGAGGTGCCAGCGGGGCTGGCGGGGCACCAGCCCGTCACACACACGGCCCCAAACCAGCTCACTCAGCAGTCACAGTGACCTCTTGGGGATGTGGAGAGGGAATATGGGGATGTAATGGCACGGTGCTGCCCACAGcagttttccttcctcctcctcctcctcctcctctgctgcatAAAAAGCCAATCCACAGCCTGGGTTTGCCCTCCAGCACGGTCTGCTGGGTTTTGGCATTTCTCAGAGTCATTACTTGTTTTCTAAAAGTAGATAAACTTGGTAGGGGCGGTGAACCCAAATTTTCCTATCTGCTCCCAGGATCTCAgcctgagctgggcactgcagccctCCCCCAAAAACTGGATCAGGCTTTTCTTTAATCCACTCCACAAAGTCAGGAATGCTggggtcccagtccctccagcactgctccagaGTGGGCACTGCAGATCCTGTTGTCACAGGTACCTCCTGCTCCACTTGCTGCCTGGCATGTGCCCGTGTGAGGATTCAAGGATGGGAGCCTTGACCCAGTGGCATTTGGAAGCAGCCTCAGGCTAATGCGATGTATTTCAGCTGCACAGctcatttctatttttaaggtCTCACATCAGCGTTTGAAGGGTGagggggaagcaaagctgctggagggaaataaaccaaaccaaaacaacccccAGCAGCAAGAGGCAGGGAATGGAGAGGAATATTCCTCACTGGAGGCGGCGGGGTGGCACGAGGGCTGCTGCAAAGGACGAGCGAGCAGAAAACACCAGCACGAGTATTTAGCAAATATGTGCATTAATCAGCAGTAAAAACACCATCCAGGGAGTAGAGGGGGGACATCAGACCCTGTGGAATGCCATGGGGGGGTGGGTGCTTGTCCCTCCCTACAGGAAGAAGGGGATTGATTAGGGAGGTGTGCAGGATATGGGGAACCCCTTTCATTGTCTTCTACTGCACAATGTTCCCCTTGCTACCCCACCACAGCAGCAACATGAGGACACGGGAAATCAGCTGGAATCAAGAATCActtaggctggaaaagccctctaagatcattgagttcaacagctcccccagcactgctgagcccaCCAccaacccatgtccccaagtgccacatccacaggtctgttaaatccctccagggatgatgGGGACTCCCATGCTTGGGAACTCTTTCAGTGTGgaaatttttcctgatatccagcccAAACCTCTCCTGCCACAATTTGAGGCTGTTCCACAGAATTGTGAAATCAGAGTTTTCTCTCATCACTTgttacttgagaagagagacaCCCACAGCAGTGGAGAtagaaacagaacaaaaataaatgtgCTTGGCTGTCAGATGCTTTTCCAAAATGTCTGCAGGCTGTGAAAGGATAAGAAAGGCCCTAAAAGCCTTTCAAtcccaagcaaaaaaaaaaaggcaatgcCAAGGGCTTTGCTCTCAGAAATGCCATGAAGCTGCCCAGGAGCACATTTGGGGAGATCTGGACTCTCTCTGTATCTGCACTCCCAGCAGAGAAGGAGTCTGAGTCTGTGACACTTCACAGACATTCAGGAAAACAGCCTTTAGTTCAGCAGGGTTTTTCCAGGCAGTTTTGCTTCACTGGACAGGGAGCCATGGGCAGAAGGGCAGCCTCTGACAGGTTTTGCAGTCCTTGCTGTAAATCCACCCCACCTTGGAGCAATGTGGGGATGAACTTAACCTTCATCCAGCATCCAAACACTGGATAGGGGAGCATTCATGTGCTCGTggcatcacagagcagctcactTAGAGCTGGATCAGGCTGGGGAACATGCCCAGATGAAAGCCAGGGATGTGGCATCGGTGCCTTTGCCCTGTCACTGCCTCCCCTGGGTGCCTGAGGACAGTTGCTGGGTTTGTCCCTCCATGATCACAAGACCAACAAGCATCTACAGGAATATTGACTTTACCTTTGTGTGTCCACACTGATTTCCaagcttggaaaaaaatatttgtctcTCCAAAATATATGGCTTTTGCTGGCAACCAGCAACAGAGGAGATCCCTGAGGCACCCTGGGGTTGAGCAGCACCCAAAGAGCTTTGCTGGGCCTGGGAAAACCATGGAGCAGTGCCACAACCACATGTCCCAGCCAGCCAGCCCACCTTGCCTTGTCTTACTCAGAAAGGGTTTATTTTATCTTGATTTGCCTGTGTTTCATGAAGTTTAAAGGCAGCCCCACAACAACTGCAGTTTGCTGCCTGACTGGAAGTCACATCAGATCAGCTGCCATGGACATGGGGGTCACCTtcagggtgctggcagtgcccagacTGCTGGAAGAGCCCTGAAGCCACCCCCTtggatgcacacacacacagggggagcagaggtgccagtgctgccctggccccgcggagggacaggggacacagacaCTCTGCCCTGACAAGGACCAGGGCCTGGGgaagcagagctcagggaaaaGCTTACTCAACACTTTCCACTGTAAAAACAACAGAACTGGAAGTgaccctgggtgtccctgcaggcagccacaaagcagagcagccacttgcccccagctgctccctgccctttgtCCTGCCAGCACGGGACACCAGGAGGCAAAGCCACAGCTCAGGGGTCCCATGGCCTCAGCTGCcatcagcagcccccagtgcccacagggacagccccacaCCTCGTGCTGTGGCTGGGAGCAGACAGGAAGATTTGGCACCTTTAAATGAACCTCTGCAAGGTTGGTGTTTTTGCCTCCAGCAGGAACAAAGGCGCTCCCTTCATGCAGGCTCTTGTTTTCCCAGCTATTGGGCTGGTCACAGAAAGATCAAACAGCCAAACTGAATAATTGAAGGCAAAAATCAGGCAAAACAGCACctggggcagcctcagggctgcaAAGCCTCTGAGCTGCCATCCACACCATGAGCTCCAGCCTGACATCCAGGTCCATAAAATGCATGTCTTGAGCAAGTTTAACCTCTCTCCTCACTGTGGAGGGGTCACTGTGCACCCAaatccttccccagccccagccacaccTGCTCAGGCCCTGGCACTCGCTCCTACCCCTGGAGCTACCAGAGCAGCCGTGTGCTCGGGGAACAAAACAAgttcagtgccagcagggacaggctgtgtAGCCAAGTAAGGAGAGAAGAGGGCGAGGGAAGGCGTTTgcaacaccagcacagcccagccaggtcCTGCTCATGTGCAaaacacacagagccaggctggcacgTGGTATTGGCAccacatcctgctgctgctgcgctgtgtcctgctccagccccaccaaCACCCCCCTCCACGGACAAAGAAACAACCCACAACGTCTTAAAAGGCTGCTCAAGTTTATTCATTACCATTGCACGAGTTTAGGGTAATAAAAACGTGTTTCTGCGTGTGCTTCGAGAGGACTTAGTTACACCGGGAGAGAGTAAAAAAGGCTGGAGTGGAATCGTCGGGGTCGCTGCGGTTTTCCATGAGAAAGCAGCGCATTTTGCCTGGAGCAGCCGCTATTCTACAggggaggggctgtgcccgCCGGCTGGGAGGGAGCGATGCTCGACTCGCTGGCGTGGCGCCGCCGGCCcgcgcccggggctgccaccAGCCCGCAGGCCAGCGGTCCTGTGGCCACCCGCAGGGCTCCCAGGCTGCaacacacagcacagacacGGTCAGCCATCGTGCCGGCCCCCAAACCGGGCACTACTGCTCTGTGTTAAGCCGGGAGCCCTGGGCATGGATGGGTCCATGGGGTCAGGATGTGCCCTGGGGGTGCAGCAGGGATAGCCTCTGGTGCTGCTCCCCCGTGTCACCCCAAAGCACTCACCTCTCCTGGGACTCTGACACCGTTGTCATGGCTGGGTGAGTTGTCTTCCCAAAGAAGAAGCTGGCCCACCACTGGCCGGGGTCAGACTTGGGCAGGTCTGAGGAGCGGTGCAATGCCAGGTCAGTGCGACCTGGGCACCCCAACCTCACcccacaggaggggctgggtCACCTCCAGCAAGAGCTGCCAtgagccaggacaggtgacactTACCTGGGCCATGGGGGATGACCTCCCCAGAGTactctgagctgcaggagctggtgctggatgTGGAGCTCAGGCGCCCTGTGGGAAAATCACGGCCATCAGAACCACTGCTGACCCGTGGTCATGCCAtgagaaggaaaacacagcCTTGGTGAGGCTGTGCCTGGGTGATACAGCTCAGCCTCATCACTGACTCACTCCACTGCTTGCCCAGTTTAGTGCCAGGCCAGCAAAAACCACTAGGAAGGGAATACTGGGGagattccagctgcagggagccgAAAAACACCTGAACACCTCTGCAGGAAAAAACCTGCAACCCCAAGGACAACATTTAGTGGCCTTGAGAGATGACTTGAGGCCAAGAGGATGCAAATTCCTGTGTATAATCCATGTGCTTTTAGTACAACAGCTACAAGCCTGCTGCTTGTTTCATCTCAGGGGAATCCTTTAATTCCCTCTGGTTTAAGCAATCCACTAAACCAGAAACTCTCTCCCAGATGAGGAACGAGGAGCAACCATTGCCCAGACTGGTTTTGGAGCTCATTTCTGAAGCAACAGTGCAAGGTGAAACCATCCACCCCATCCCCTAGGATCTTAGTAACAAGTGAAGAGATTTGAGCCCACTCAGCAGCTGGTACCGAAGGGCTGGGGGGCCCTGAGGAGggtctgggcagcagcagggccactgctggctttgcccTTTCCTCACCAAACACTCACAtggggctgcagctgaaggCACAGAGCCGAGCTCAGCTCCACCTGAGCATccccccacatccccacagctGGCAGAGACCCCCATGTGCTCacccagcccccccagcccccagcctgcccttaCTTCTGCGGTAGTTGTGCGTGGCCATGAGCGAGCCGCTGGATGGGATGGATGCCATGGTTCCTGATCTTGGTTCTTGTGCAGATCTGAACCTGGGAGCACAGGGGCAGCTGTCAGCACCCACCAtgacccagccctgcacccccaAAAGCTGCAGGGGTGTAAATGGAGCCATTTACAGAGTTCCATTGCTAGCCCTGCACTGGGAACAGCGGCTGGTGCTCACTGCACACAGATTAAACCCACAGAGCTCCAAGAGCTACGTGCAAAGCCAAAATAATTCCGTCATACACAACTGCCTGCgcagagcacagcctggcacagccccttcccgaccccccagccccaccccgGGTGTTTTTCTTGCAGGAATCCAACTCCCCTCCTTAGGTCAACATCTGGAGTTACAAAATCCCGGGCGGATGTTGCATAAGAAGCACAGAAACCTTGAGCTGGGGCACAGACCGAGGGTGTTCCTGCAAGAaactccagccccagcctgtcctCGGCAGCCTCCCCATCAGCCAGAGCCGGGACAAACCCGCCCGCGCTTCACCTTTGATGTGGTCCAGCTCCAGTTGTGAACTGGAGAAGTTCTTTCTGAACTGGAGCTCCAGTTCTTTCCCTCTTCCGGGTACAAAACCCCTTCCTGCCAGCAGCGAACTCTTCCCACAGCCCGACCCCTTATTCTCCAAGAAAGCTCCAAAAGCCGCTCAGGGGGTCACACGCGCCAGCTGCCAACAGCTGCCGGACACCCGGGGGGAATCAGCCTtagtggggaaactgaggcacggcgAAATTCCACCCGACAGCGACCCCAGCGCGGCCTCCTGGCAAAGCAAAGGCTCGGGGCCGCCCCGCTCCCCCCCGGCAGCGCACCTGGGCCGTGTGCGGGTCCGGCGGGctccgggcagggcagggcagggcagggcaggccgGGGTCCGGCGCGGATCGCTCGGTGGCACCGCACGGCCTGAGCCGCGGCGCTGCCGAGCCGCCCCCGCGCCAGCGCCGCTTTATCCGCGCCGGGCACGCCCGGCCAGCGCTCCGCCAATGGCAgcgggggcgcgcccgacaCGGCCCTGCCCTCCATCCATCGCGACTGTCGCGGCCGGGACGGGGGACACCCGCCCAGCGCTCGAGAAACGCTGCAACAACGCCCGGAGCCCCGAGAGAGGGGGTTCCGCCCAAAAATCCTGCTCGTCTGAGGTGGTTCAGCTCCAGCTCCGAGCTGGAGaagtttctttctcctttcaagCAATGCTGTGTTTAAAATGAGGGTAAAcatgagaaataaataaatagggaTTCGAAGGGGCTTTATCAGTTTTGGAAAAGAACCCTTTATTTCAGAGGAAAAGCTTGCAGCAAGGCCAAAGTACAgcccacagcacagagcagctcctctgtgttTGGGCACCAGGGTAGCATCCTGtacagggctgctgctccatgAACCACTGGTTTTGTGAGGCTGGGAGAGCCAAGGCAATGGATGTGTACGAGGAAGCAGATCTGTTGAAGAGGAACAGAAACTTCACAGACAATTTCCTTCTGTTTAGGATGGAAATGGGGTTGAgaacaaaacacacaaagagAAGCCAAACCTTAAGGTATCCCCACAACGGTAGTTTGGTATTTGTTATACCTAAAAGATTGCTCATTTTGTCTCCCCTAAATTTCAGTAATGAccctcccaaaaatcctccccaCTCCTCATCTCTTCATTTCTGAGGTGGTTCAGCTCCAGTTCCGAGCTGGAGaagtttctttctcctttcaagCAATGCTGGGTTTAAAATGAGGgtaaacatgaaaaataaataaatagggaTTCAAGGGATTCTGAACTGGCTGGGCTTTATCAGTTTTGGAAAAGAACCCTTTATTTCAGAGGAAAAGCTTGCAGCAAGGCCAAAGTACAgcccacagcacagagcagctcctctgtgttTGGGTAGCAAGGGTAGCATCCTGtacagggctgctgctccatgAACCACTGGTTTTGTGAGGCTGGGAGAGCCAAGGCAATGCATGTGTAAGAGGAAGTAGATCTGTTGAAGAGGAACAGAAACTTCACAGACAATTTCCTTCTGTTTGGGATGGAAATGGGGTTGAGAACAAAAAGCTCGAAGAGAAGACAGAACCTTAAGGTATCTCCACAAAGACAGTTTGATACTTGGTATACCTAAAAGATTgcttattttctctctcctaAATTTCAGTAATGCTCCAGAGCAGAGTTTTGCAGCCCAGCATGCTGAGGGCTGCAGTAAAATCTTGCAGTTTGGGTAAGAACATTTTTGGGGGGTGATGCTTTAACCATTTTAGGGATTGAAGGCAGAAGGGAGCCCACATCCCAGCCTGGGGTAGTTCTGTCACAAACTCCCCATGCAACGAGCTTCATTCCTGCCTagtctgtttttttccttaatctGGAGTTATTCTTTAATGATCAGAACAAGGAcccagtgccaggggaggctgccGTGGGTTGCTCCAGGACATCAatccccctgcacagcccatggGGCAGCAAAAGGGCTGAGCTGCCCTCAGGGGTGTGTTTCTCAGGGGGGTATGACCACCCCAGCATGGGGACACTCCATGTGAGCCATGTCCCCAGCTGACCCAGGAAAAAGGCCACACtgacccctgccatggccactGGCACGGACACTGCCTGCACCCGCTGAGGaaagcagccagcacagctttcaGGGAAAGCCTTGGCagtaaataaatagataaagtAAATAAAGCCTGTAAATAAATGGATTATTTACAAAATTTACCCCAGAGGTTAAAGGGCCAACACAGGCACATGTATGGTCCAGCTGGGGATTGAGTTCCTCCAgccatgcctcagtttccccacggATCATACTGACTCAGTGCTTTCCAGGGAAGGGTTTGGCTAAAGGTTGAGGTGGACTTTGAATACACAAATTCCAGCAGGCAGTTTAAACAGCCACATGGTTGTTTTCATGCCCAGCATAAGGCTTTGCTTCTGTGCTGCATGACTGGGTTTGGTCACTGGTTGGATTTCAGGGTCCTGacactcccagccctggctaCACAGCATGGAGAGTTCCAGGGCACAGGCTTGGGAGATTTTCCTGGCCTGGAAGGGAATGATAGAAGGCTAAAAATTCAGTGCTTCAGACATGAAAAGTCACTTTTGTTTTAGTGTAGCCTGTGTCATCTCTCAGGTTCCTCCTCAACTCCCTAGAGAAGAATTCCTGCATCCTCCATCCCCCTAATAATGTACAGAGCAATTAGAGTGTATTGATAGAAAGATTATATTCTATAATGGATTGTATTCTCCACAGCAGGTACAGGATGATTGTGTACCCCACCGAGCCAGAGCAGGCTAATTGCTTTAATTAATGATAGAGCAGAAATGAACAAACCTGCCCCAGTCCCTTTGTGCAATTTCACCACTTACACCCACATTTGGGGCTGCTTTTAAAGGATCACCTCATTAAGCAGATAACACTGGGGGTGTGATGCTGCCCCCACAGCCATGAGGGGTGAACTGGGGCTTTGCTGCTTCAGGGGGATCAGTCTCCAGCAAATCGTGCCTTGTTCTGCTTTTCCTCtcaaaatcaattccattttGCCTTAatggtgcagcaggagcagcatggCTAggacagagcagccaggggagaTTGAACAGCCAGTCTGGTTTCCCAGGACAAAGCCTGTTCATATCAGGTGTGTTGAAAAGAGGAAGATACATTTCATTTATATTGATCAAGAAATGGTACTTTTAAAATGAGCAGATGACAAGATTTGGATagatttttctctttggttttCCTCTCATTAGTGCCTCAAGGCTAGAGCCCGGGACTGCAACTGTCTCCAGTTTGCTTTTTAGCAaggtttctgtgttttttttttttttctttatttttctttttttttttcttttttttttttttttaatctggctTTTAGCTTCTGGCACCTGGCTTTTGTTATCTGCCATTTGTGTGGGCCATTGAGGAAGAGCCTTTCGTGTCATTTTGAACTTGGCAGAAATTTCTGGAAGCCAGCAAAGGCTccagagctgaaggagctgctggctctggacTCCACCAGCACTTGTGGGCCAGCATCAGTGGGTGTTCAGGGTACCCCAATGGCTTCATGCTGCTACCACATTTTTCCTAGGGATGTGACATCCCAGTGGCTTCAGGAATTTGGTCAATAAAAGGTTGCccagcagccccttccccaccagAGTATGCAGCAATTTTCTTCCTGGGTAAGAAGGCAGCACTtagtcctggcacagcagcagaaccacagaatggtttgggttggaagggacattaaagctcatctcattccagctccctgccatgggcagggacaccttccactaatcCAGAGgtctccaaaccctgtccaactTGACCTTGAatccccccagggatggggcagccacagcttctctgggcagtctGGTCAGTAACAGAGATTTGAGCTCTCCACAGCGCCATTCAGCCTGGTCCTGCCCCGTGCAGGCGTTTCCCCAGTTCTCCCTCTGTTGAGGAGCTCTTGCtgcagaggagggagcaggcaggacCTGTGCTCAGGCTtgtcctccttttcccctcctcctcctcctcctcctcccctgcctgcccagctccgttACTCACTGCCAGGTTTGGGATTAGGGCAGCGTCCGCCCggcacaggcagctgctgccacctaTGGAtgaaaaatacccaaaatatTCATCCTAGATGCCACACTGGGGCCATCTCTGGtcagagccagagcagctgtgacacCAAGCCCATGCTCAGGTTGTGGCCTGACAGAAATGCCTGGACATCTTCTTCCCCTGCCTGTATGGGTTTAATTTGGAAAGGGGAATGCCCTGGAAATGCAGGGAAAGGCTTTCCTGAAGCACAGTGCTTGAGCAGCATATTTTACCTGTTGTGTGGAAATGGTGCTCTGGGACATGTGCAGAAGTGACCCAGGTGCCTCATTGGCAGGAGAATAAACCAAAGTCAGATCAGGGCATGGATCACTGTCCCCATGGtgaggggagcagctctgctgtcctcaCCTGCAGTCTGAGTTCCCAAAGGGCACAGGGAATTGGCATCAGGACCCCTAGAACTGTGAGTCTGATCTGAAAATACTCACATTGTGGAGAGAGTTAGAGAGTCACAAAGTGCCTGATTTACCTGTGCAAAAGGGATGTCTCCAATTTGGAAAAGCCAGTGAAGAGAGATGGCAGCTGCTTGCTGCAATCCAGAGGCAGGTGGTGAACTTGCTTCCACAAGTTCCTGCCTTATGGTTCATCTGTTCCTCCCTAAAAACTGGAAAATCATCTTGCAGAAACCAGCACAACACTGAGCAGGATCCATGTCTGCAGAAAACTCCTAGACCAGCAACTCCTTTGTGGGATCAGGGGAGATGCCAATACCAGTCACTACCACCACATGAAAACAAATTATTCGCCAATATAAACCCTAGGGCTTTTACAGGGGTTggttcagcaaaaaaaaattctcattaaATTCTCTGATCCTCTTTTCACCCTTTGGATGCATCCAAAGCTTATGCTGTTATCCAGATATCTCCTTTAACATTTCCACTAAAGCCATCAGAAGATGTGGGCAGCCAGGGCTCTTttcactcagtgcctgtggtttGATAGGAAAAGCCATCCCTGGGATTAATCAGGCTTTTCCTAACTGGGAGATGTGCACAGCTGCCAAAACAAACACATCAATCTGGTGTAGCTTGACACAGCACCAGACATCTCTGCTGAAAACCCAGCATGGTCCAGGGCCAAGGCAGCATCCTGCAAACAGCACTaaagcacagggcagaggtgcCTTATCTCATTTGGGCTTGACCTAGATTGGGCTCTGCCCCATCCTCAGCTCACAGGGAGATTTAAGGGATCAGAGTCTCACAGCCCCCACAGATGCTGCATCCAGGCACCAGAAATGTCACAGTGTCCCTGATGAGATATGGATGAAATGGCGCTTGTCTCCTTCCCTGGTGCTAAAAGATATTTCAGGGCATGGAAATGTTCATCCTGGCTGCTTCCCAGATggacagcagctcaggctgagcaGTTTTATCCTCCACAGCCTCAACCCCATCACTCAGATATTTGGTGAAAAGGGGTTCCTGAAGAGCATCCCCTGGAGCTGTGTGCTACCACTGACACCCAGGAGGAATGGGCAGGTCCCAGTGGTGTGAGCACTGTGGAGggtcctgaggagcagcccacCCTGCACTAGGAACTCTGCTGTCCCATCAGGGATGACACCAGACTCCAT encodes:
- the PPDPF gene encoding pancreatic progenitor cell differentiation and proliferation factor; amino-acid sequence: MASIPSSGSLMATHNYRRRRLSSTSSTSSCSSEYSGEVIPHGPDLPKSDPGQWWASFFFGKTTHPAMTTVSESQESLGALRVATGPLACGLVAAPGAGRRRHASESSIAPSQPAGTAPPL